In a genomic window of Ipomoea triloba cultivar NCNSP0323 chromosome 3, ASM357664v1:
- the LOC116014118 gene encoding uncharacterized protein LOC116014118 isoform X1: MRRSLSGGSGGIGGGGGGGSMLKNIHRAVRAGVSSGGAAAREQPRKHTLNNLQSHASNILTLSTAASAPSSPFSPSAAAPSRSSSPACSEESEWECLDDGREDEEMGNYFYDDEFVFGAVPSLDEVHHAFSALQQVFEPAASKSNTATSALKDTAEEIGIQASSTPSGSSDWMEPSLHICNSRMVRPYVPNRVYEAFHLMQTEPAIKRMVVSLSSDKAVWDAVLNNEAVKELRDSLKQVTVPDRAFAGSTYEESVASNGEPDDVWSWIFSNAKTKMMEVIDKVMTFINDLFQPPEGEKKASEGNTDLLDQGFRTSFFLSVLVLLIVVVSRAQKA, encoded by the exons ATGCGGAGGTCTCTGAGCGGTGGCAGCGGAGGGATCGGCggaggaggcggcggcggcagcATGCTTAAGAACATTCACAGAGCCGTCAGGGCCGGCGTTAGCAGCGGCGGCGCCGCTGCTCGAGAACAACCGAGAAAACACACTCTGAATAATCTGCAGTCCCATGCTTCAAACATCTTAACGCTCTCTACCGCCGCCTCCGCTCCTTCATCGCCTTTTTCTCCGTCCGCCGCCGCGCCTTCTCGCTCTTCATCGCCGGCGTGCAGCGAGGAATCTGAGTGGGAATGCTTGGACGACGGAcgtgaagatgaagaaatgggGAACTACTTTTACGACGatgaatttgtttttggtgCTGTTCCTTCGTTGGACGAGGTTCACCATGCATTCTCCGCTCTTCAACA GGTGTTTGAGCCTGCAGCCTCAAAGAGTAATACCGCCACCAGTGCACTCAAAGACACGGCGGAGGAAATTGGTATTCAGGCTAGCTCGACGCCATCAGGGTCGTCGGATTGGATGGAACCATCTTTACATATCTGTAATTCAAGAATGGTGAGGCCTTATGTCCCAAACAGAGTATATGAAGCTTTTCATCTGATGCAGACTGAGCCTGCCATCAAG AGAATGGTTGTTTCATTGTCATCTGATAAAGCTGTTTGGGATGCTGTTTTGAACAATGAGGCAGTGAAAGAGCTCAGAGATTCACTCAAGCAAG TGACTGTACCTGACCGGGCTTTCGCAGGGAGCACATATGAGGAATCTGTGGCGTCGAATGGGGAACCAGACGACGTTTGGAGCTGGATTTTCAGCAATGCCAAGACAAAAATGATGGAGGTGATTGACAAGGTGATGACGTTTATAAACGACTTGTTTCAGCCTCCTGAAGGGGAGAAAAAAGCATCAGAAGGCAACACAGATCTCTTAGATCAAGGGTTCAGGACTTCTTTCTTCCTCTCAGTCCTAGTTTTACTGATAGTAGTTGTGTCTCGAGCCCAGAAGGCATAA
- the LOC116014117 gene encoding uncharacterized protein LOC116014117 isoform X3, producing the protein MDPNLPSSPTSSRKFRFAPKPPPRPRRAKSKVELRTESSRHDASDDEVPDARLLRRANEHLNRGKPKAEKKDEDRLAKAESIKKKKREYREPWDYKNSYYPITLPLRKPNSGDPEILDEEEFGEAARNVEYDETKIHPSSDLGLLDEQDEDERRLFFIQIPNNLPSYKSIGDETALPAASTKGKEVVEVPSSAKGKEKVENPTVLRRRSSPNKGCSLEELPGGYMGKMLVYKSGAVKLKLGNILYDVSPGVGCSSAQEVVAINTVDKTCCKLGGIYKHAVVIPDIDSLLD; encoded by the exons ATGGATCCAAATTTACCTTCTTCTCCTACGTCGTCAAGAAAG TTTAGGTTTGCTCCAAAGCCACCTCCTCGTCCTCGCAGAGCTAAGAGTAAAGTCGAACTCAGAAC AGAATCAAGCAGGCACGATGCTTCTGATGATGAAGTTCCCGACGCTCGTCTTCTCCGGCGAGCCAAT GAGCATCTGAATAGGGGGAAACCTAAAGCTGAGAAGAAGG ATGAAGATCGTTTGGCGAAAGCTGAAAgcataaagaagaaaaaacgaGAATACCGAGAACCTTGG GATTACAAGAATAGCTACTATCCTATCACTCTTCCTCTAAGGAAGCCTAATTCTGGAGACCCAG AAATCCTTGATGAAGAAGAATTCGGAGAGGCAGCGAGAAATGTGGAGTATGATGAGACCAAAATACATCCTTCTTCTGACCTTGGATTGCTG GATGAACAGGATGAAGATGAACGAAGACTGTTTTTTATTCAGATTCCTAATAATTTGCCTTCATACAAGAGTATTGGAGATGAGACAGCATTGCCTGCTGCATCGACGAAGGGAAAAGAGGTAGTTGAGGTTCCAAGTAGtgcaaaaggaaaagaaaaagttgagAACCCGACGGTTTTGAGAAGGAGAAGCAGTCCAAACAAGGGATGCAGTTTGGAAGAGTTGCCTGGGGGTTACATGGGGAAGATGCTGGTTTACAAGAGTGGAGCAGTTAAATTGAAACTAGGAAACATCTTATACGAT GTCTCGCCTGGGGTAGGATGCTCATCGGCTCAGGAAGTTGTTGCAATCAACACCGTCGATAAAACCTGCTGTAAGCTGGGAGGCATTTACAAACACGCTGTCGTGATTCCTGACATCGATTCACTCCTGGACTAG
- the LOC116014117 gene encoding uncharacterized protein LOC116014117 isoform X1 codes for MDPNLPSSPTSSRKFRFAPKPPPRPRRAKSKVELRTESSRHDASDDEVPDARLLRRANEHLNRGKPKAEKKAAQVVFSHGVASSAPIRTYGNPREGTSDSAGLKGSGYGDPRDLVALPSNTNVDVDEDRLAKAESIKKKKREYREPWDYKNSYYPITLPLRKPNSGDPEILDEEEFGEAARNVEYDETKIHPSSDLGLLDEQDEDERRLFFIQIPNNLPSYKSIGDETALPAASTKGKEVVEVPSSAKGKEKVENPTVLRRRSSPNKGCSLEELPGGYMGKMLVYKSGAVKLKLGNILYDVSPGVGCSSAQEVVAINTVDKTCCKLGGIYKHAVVIPDIDSLLD; via the exons ATGGATCCAAATTTACCTTCTTCTCCTACGTCGTCAAGAAAG TTTAGGTTTGCTCCAAAGCCACCTCCTCGTCCTCGCAGAGCTAAGAGTAAAGTCGAACTCAGAAC AGAATCAAGCAGGCACGATGCTTCTGATGATGAAGTTCCCGACGCTCGTCTTCTCCGGCGAGCCAAT GAGCATCTGAATAGGGGGAAACCTAAAGCTGAGAAGAAGG CGGCTCAAGTTGTATTTTCTCATGGAGTGGCATCATCAGCTCCTATAAGGACATATGGAAATCCTAGGGAAGGGACGAGTGATAGTGCGGGATTGAAAGGTTCTGGTTATGGTGACCCGCGAGACCTTGTGGCCTTACCTTCGAATACTAATGTTGATGTAGATGAAGATCGTTTGGCGAAAGCTGAAAgcataaagaagaaaaaacgaGAATACCGAGAACCTTGG GATTACAAGAATAGCTACTATCCTATCACTCTTCCTCTAAGGAAGCCTAATTCTGGAGACCCAG AAATCCTTGATGAAGAAGAATTCGGAGAGGCAGCGAGAAATGTGGAGTATGATGAGACCAAAATACATCCTTCTTCTGACCTTGGATTGCTG GATGAACAGGATGAAGATGAACGAAGACTGTTTTTTATTCAGATTCCTAATAATTTGCCTTCATACAAGAGTATTGGAGATGAGACAGCATTGCCTGCTGCATCGACGAAGGGAAAAGAGGTAGTTGAGGTTCCAAGTAGtgcaaaaggaaaagaaaaagttgagAACCCGACGGTTTTGAGAAGGAGAAGCAGTCCAAACAAGGGATGCAGTTTGGAAGAGTTGCCTGGGGGTTACATGGGGAAGATGCTGGTTTACAAGAGTGGAGCAGTTAAATTGAAACTAGGAAACATCTTATACGAT GTCTCGCCTGGGGTAGGATGCTCATCGGCTCAGGAAGTTGTTGCAATCAACACCGTCGATAAAACCTGCTGTAAGCTGGGAGGCATTTACAAACACGCTGTCGTGATTCCTGACATCGATTCACTCCTGGACTAG
- the LOC116014117 gene encoding uncharacterized protein LOC116014117 isoform X2: protein MDPNLPSSPTSSRKFRFAPKPPPRPRRAKSKVELRTESSRHDASDDEVPDARLLRRANEHLNRGKPKAEKKAAQVVFSHGVASSAPIRTYGNPREGTSDSAGLKGSGYGDPRDLVALPSNTNVDVDEDRLAKAESIKKKKREYREPWDYKNSYYPITLPLRKPNSGDPEILDEEEFGEAARNVEYDETKIHPSSDLGLLDEDERRLFFIQIPNNLPSYKSIGDETALPAASTKGKEVVEVPSSAKGKEKVENPTVLRRRSSPNKGCSLEELPGGYMGKMLVYKSGAVKLKLGNILYDVSPGVGCSSAQEVVAINTVDKTCCKLGGIYKHAVVIPDIDSLLD, encoded by the exons ATGGATCCAAATTTACCTTCTTCTCCTACGTCGTCAAGAAAG TTTAGGTTTGCTCCAAAGCCACCTCCTCGTCCTCGCAGAGCTAAGAGTAAAGTCGAACTCAGAAC AGAATCAAGCAGGCACGATGCTTCTGATGATGAAGTTCCCGACGCTCGTCTTCTCCGGCGAGCCAAT GAGCATCTGAATAGGGGGAAACCTAAAGCTGAGAAGAAGG CGGCTCAAGTTGTATTTTCTCATGGAGTGGCATCATCAGCTCCTATAAGGACATATGGAAATCCTAGGGAAGGGACGAGTGATAGTGCGGGATTGAAAGGTTCTGGTTATGGTGACCCGCGAGACCTTGTGGCCTTACCTTCGAATACTAATGTTGATGTAGATGAAGATCGTTTGGCGAAAGCTGAAAgcataaagaagaaaaaacgaGAATACCGAGAACCTTGG GATTACAAGAATAGCTACTATCCTATCACTCTTCCTCTAAGGAAGCCTAATTCTGGAGACCCAG AAATCCTTGATGAAGAAGAATTCGGAGAGGCAGCGAGAAATGTGGAGTATGATGAGACCAAAATACATCCTTCTTCTGACCTTGGATTGCTG GATGAAGATGAACGAAGACTGTTTTTTATTCAGATTCCTAATAATTTGCCTTCATACAAGAGTATTGGAGATGAGACAGCATTGCCTGCTGCATCGACGAAGGGAAAAGAGGTAGTTGAGGTTCCAAGTAGtgcaaaaggaaaagaaaaagttgagAACCCGACGGTTTTGAGAAGGAGAAGCAGTCCAAACAAGGGATGCAGTTTGGAAGAGTTGCCTGGGGGTTACATGGGGAAGATGCTGGTTTACAAGAGTGGAGCAGTTAAATTGAAACTAGGAAACATCTTATACGAT GTCTCGCCTGGGGTAGGATGCTCATCGGCTCAGGAAGTTGTTGCAATCAACACCGTCGATAAAACCTGCTGTAAGCTGGGAGGCATTTACAAACACGCTGTCGTGATTCCTGACATCGATTCACTCCTGGACTAG
- the LOC116013871 gene encoding uncharacterized protein LOC116013871 yields the protein MRKDKGAVMASPSNNVEDELDEDDYEEGSTHAHPAPPAPAKPTKISTRNASSKYDFVKVKVWLGENADHYYVLSRFLLSRMLTVTKIPNHVAIKVALELKKLLVDNSLLDVSQSDLEANLFKLMERRGYGEEYINRYKMMTRFHHQRVPLVILVCGTACVGKSTISTQLAQRLNLPNVLKTDMVYELLRTSTDAPLASSDVWARNFGSPEELITEFCRECRVVRKGLAGDLKKAMKDGKPIIIEGMHLDPSIYLMDEENKSPSTAQANEEGPNSLKVDYKNKTQSDFTSGTDSHCNSKDFNSENVISVQEVSADELNKVTGALKSLFPEIKDEAVKSSTVDKNPSGRKEKYGAQPIVIPIVLKMAEFDHEALLEEWIANSASSKKSPIQDKDKLMSNLKTIQNYLCSFASQGLTVVNISANTFPQTLEWLHNYLLQRIEEGVWNASCGNNMQAARE from the exons ATGAGGAAGGACAAGGGAGCGGTGATGGCAAGCCCTAGCAATAATGTAGAAGATGAATTGGATGAAGATGACTACGAAGAAGGATCTACTCATGCTCATCCTGCTCCTCCCGCTCCCGCGAAACCTACTAAAATATCCACTCGTAACGCTTCCTCCAAGTATGATTTTGTTAAG gTTAAAGTATGGCTAGGTGAGAATGCCGATCATTACTATGTTCTCTCGAGGTTTTTGCTCAGCAGAATGTTAACTGTCACTAAG ATACCAAATCATGTGGCTATTAAAGTTGCACTAGAACTTAAGAAGCTTCTCGTGGATAACAGCCTTCTTGATGT CTCACAATCAGACTTGGAAGCAAATTTGTTTAAG CTTATGGAGCGGCGAGGTTATGGAGAAGAGTATATAAACCGTTACAAGATGATGACGAG ATTTCACCATCAAAGAGTACCTTTGGTTATTCTTGTATGTGGCACTGCATGTGTTGGAAAGTCGACCATTTCTACCCAGCTTGCACAGAGGCTGAACTTGCCAAATGTCTTGAAG ACAGATATGGTCTATGAACTACTCCGCACATCAACAGA TGCACCCTTGGCATCTTCTGATGTATGGGCACGAAATTTTGGCTCCCCAGAGGAACTAATAACAGAATTTTGCAGAGAATGCAGAGTAGTTAGGAAAG GCTTGGCTGGTGATTTAAAGAAAGCAATGAAAGATGGGAAGCCAATCATAATTGAG GGAATGCATTTGGATCCTAGTATATACTTGATGGATGAGGAGAACAAATCACCATCAACTGCCCAAGCAAATGAGGAAGGGCCAAATTCTCTGAAAGTGGActacaaaaacaaaacacaaagtGATTTCACTTCAGGAACTGATAGTCACTGCAACAGCAAAGATTTCAATTCTGAGAATGTGATTTCAGTGCAAGAAGTATCTGCTGATGAGCTAAATAAGGTTACAGGTGCTCTGAAGTCTTTATTTCCTGAAATTAAAG ATGAAGCAGTCAAAAGTTCAACTGTTGATAAAAATCCCAGTggtagaaaagaaaaatatggcGCTCAACCAATTGTCATTCCTATAGTTTTAAAAATGGCTGAATTTGATCATGAG GCATTACTTGAGGAGTGGATAGCTAATAGTGCAAGCAGTAAGAAATCACCAATCCAG GATAAGGATAAATTAATGAGCAACTTAAAAACCATTCAGAACTACCTTTGTTCATTCGCATCACAG
- the LOC116013708 gene encoding leucine-rich repeat receptor-like protein kinase TDR, translated as MLYRYSPFPILHPHSSTMNPSSSSSSCFLLPLGFLILLVLRPVFSAPSSANVSVQLVSLLSLKSSLKDPYDTFRDWDPTSALSKPGFENVWCSWSGIKCDKKTGFVTGINLSGRGLSGEIPADIRYLLHLHHLNLSSNVLGGPLPPVLFQFPFLRSLDVSRNNFSSIFPPGISRLKSLTHFDAFSNNFTGPLPGDVVHLPNLEYLNFGGSYFGGEIPASYGSFVKLRFLYLAGNLLSGPIPPELGFLNQLEHLQIGCNLYSGGVPPQFGSLSSLAYLDIQSANLSGPLPPQLGNLTKLEIFIIYNNSFAGAIPYEFGKLTSLKELDLSDNFLSGPIPTSLSSLQKLRLLSLMNNNLTGQIPEPIGDLPELEILNLWTNNLSGILPQKLGSNEKLQKLDVSTNSLSGPIPPNLCRGNKLEKLILFGNHFIGALPESLANCTALCRVRIQNNNLNGSIPVGFGSFPNLTLMDISRNSFGGQIPRDLGNAGSLVNLNVSQNSFQGELPDNIWKAPSLQVFSGSYSNLSGKIPDFKGCQALANVELQGNNLTGSIPWDIADCQKLIMLNLGLNSLSGIIPWEISTLPSIADVDLSHNFLTGTIPSNFGNCSTLESFNVSFNRLSGPLPVSSSIFSSLHPSSFIGNDGLCGSVIQKPCRSDAPPPENKQQPKKTAGAVVWIVAAAFGICLFVLVVGSRCFHARYSLRFSNNRGIGPWKLTAFQRLNFTADDVMECLSMSDQVIGMGSAGTVYKAEMPGGEIIAVKKLWGKQKETVRKRPGVLAEVDVLGNVRHRNIVRLLGCCSNNECTMLLYEYMPNGSLDDLLHSKNKATNLAADWVTRYKIALGVAQGICYLHHDCDPVIVHRDLKPSNILLDNEMEARVADFGVAKLIQSDESMSVIAGSYGYIAPEYAYTLQVDEKSDIYSYGVVLMEILTGKRSVDAEFGDGNSVVDWVRTKLKSKDGIKDVLDKNAGASCLSVREEMMLLLRVALLCTSRNPADRPSMRDVVSMLQEAKPKRKVAGNGGGNGAVGGGDVIPVAQKATFEG; from the exons ATGCTCTACCGTTATTCCCCATTTCCGATTCTTCATCCCCATAGCTCCACTATGAacccctcttcttcttcttcttcttgctttcTTTTGCCTTTGGGTTTCTTGATTTTGTTGGTTCTGAGGCCGGTGTTTTCTGCTCCCTCGTCTGCAAATGTTTCGGTTCAGTTAGTGTCGCTCTTGTCGTTGAAATCGTCGCTCAAAGATCCTTATGACACGTTTCGTGATTGGGATCCGACCTCGGCATTGTCGAAGCCAGGTTTTGAGAATGTTTGGTGTTCTTGGTCGGGGATTAAGTGTGATAAGAAGACTGGTTTTGTCACCGGGATTAATCTCTCCGGCCGGGGACTCTCCGGCGAAATTCCGGCGGATATCCGGTATTTGCTCCATCTCCACCATCTCAATTTGAGCTCAAATGTTCTGGGCGGCCCTTTGCCGCCGGTGCTTTTTCAATTCCCCTTTCTCCGGTCGCTGGACGTTAGCCGGAATAACTTCAGCTCGATTTTCCCGCCCGGAATTTCAAGACTCAAGTCTCTGACTCACTTTGACGCTTTCAGCAACAACTTCACCGGCCCTTTGCCCGGAGACGTCGTCCACTTGCCGAACCTCGAGTATCTCAACTTCGGCGGCAGCTACTTCGGCGGCGAAATTCCGGCGAGTTATGGGAGTTTCGTAAAACTGAGATTTTTATACCTCGCCGGAAACTTACTCTCCGGTCCAATCCCGCCGGAGTTGGGTTTCTTGAACCAACTTGAGCATTTGCAAATTGGGTGTAATCTATACAGCGGCGGCGTTCCGCCGCAATTTGGCTCGTTATCCAGTTTAGCCTATCTTGATATCCAATCAGCAAACCTCTCAGGTCCTCTGCCTCCCCAATTGGGAAACCTCACAAAGCttgaaattttcattatttacaACAACAGTTTCGCCGGTGCAATCCCATATGAATTCGGTAAACTAACATCCTTAAAAGAGCTCGATTTATCCGATAATTTCCTCTCAGGACCAATCCCGACCTCGCTCTCATCACTCCAAAAGCTTCGGTTGTTGTCTCTGATGAACAACAACTTAACAGGCCAAATTCCAGAACCCATCGGAGATCTTCCagagcttgaaattttaaaccTGTGGACTAACAATCTCTCCGGGATTTTACCGCAGAAACTCGGCTCAAATGAGAAGTTACAAAAGCTCGATGTCTCTACCAATTCTCTCTCCGGTCCAATTCCGCCCAATCTTTGCCGTGGCAACAAACTGGAGAAGCTAATCCTGTTCGGCAATCACTTCATCGGAGCTTTGCCGGAATCTCTGGCGAACTGTACGGCTTTATGTAGGGTTAGAATTCAAAACAACAACCTTAATGGCTCGATTCCTGTCGGGTTTGGCTCATTCCCCAATTTAACGTTGATGGATATTAGCCGGAACAGTTTCGGAGGACAAATTCCAAGAGATTTAGGCAATGCCGGAAGTTTGGTGAACTTAAATGTCTCCCAGAATTCGTTCCAGGGCGAATTACCCGACAACATTTGGAAAGCCCCGAGTTTGCAGGTGTTTTCTGGTAGTTACAGTAACCTAAGCGGCAAAATTCCTGATTTCAAAGGTTGTCAGGCATTGGCTAATGTTGAACTTCAAGGAAATAATCTCACGGGGAGCATTCCTTGGGATATTGCGGATTGTCAGAAGCTTATAATGTTGAATTTAGGTTTAAATTCGCTTTCCGGGATTATTCCCTGGGAGATTTCCACTTTGCCGTCAATCGCTGACGTGGATTTGTCGCATAATTTCCTCACCGGTACAATTCCTTCCAATTTCGGCAATTGTAGCACCCTGGAGAGCTTCAATGTTTCTTTCAATCGCCTCTCCGGTCCCTTACCGGTTTCCAGTTCAATATTTTCCAGTCTCCATCCCTCTTCCTTTATCGGAAACGACGGCCTCTGCGGCAGCGTAATTCAGAAGCCGTGCCGGAGCGACGCGCCACCGCCGGAGAATAAGCAACAGCCGAAGAAGACCGCCGGCGCCGTCGTGTGGATCGTGGCGGCGGCGTTTGGAATCTGCCTGTTTGTACTCGTCGTGGGGAGCCGGTGTTTCCACGCGCGTTATAGCCTCAGATTTTCCAACAACCGGGGCATCGGGCCCTGGAAGTTAACGGCGTTTCAGCGTTTGAATTTCACGGCGGATGACGTGATGGAATGCCTGAGCATGAGCGATCAGGTGATCGGGATGGGATCGGCGGGGACCGTGTACAAGGCGGAGATGCCCGGCGGTGAGATTATCGCCGTGAAGAAACTATGGGGGAAGCAAAAAGAGACCGTCCGGAAACGGCCGGGGGTGTTAGCCGAAGTCGATGTTTTAGGCAACGTGAGACATAGGAACATTGTGAGGTTACTAGGATGTTGTAGCAACAATGAGTGTACAATGTTACTCTACGAGTACATGCCTAATGGGAGTCTTGACGATCTTCTTCATTCCAAAAACAAGGCTACCAATTTGGCCGCAGATTGGGTCACCAGATACAAGATTGCACTCGGAGTTGCTCAAGGAATCTGTTATTTGCATCACGACTGTGATCCTGTCATTGTACATCGAGATTTAAAACCTAGTAACATTCTTCTGGATAATGAAATGGAAGCTAGAGTGGCTGATTTTGGAGTTGCGAAATTAATCCAAAGTGACGAATCTATGTCCGTCATTGCTGGATCTTATGGTTACATTGCTCCAG AATATGCTTATACATTGCAAGTTGACGAGAAGAGTGACATTTATAGCTACGGAGTGGTGTTGATGGAGATATTGACGGGTAAAAGATCGGTGGATGCTGAATTTGGAGATGGCAATAGCGTGGTAGATTGGGTGAGAACGAAGTTGAAGAGTAAAGACGGTATAAAAGACGTGTTAGACAAAAATGCTGGTGCGTCTTGTCTTTCGGTGAGGGAAGAAATGATGTTGTTGCTTAGGGTCGCGTTATTGTGCACTAGCCGGAATCCGGCGGACCGGCCATCGATGAGGGATGTTGTGTCAATGCTGCAAGAAGCCAAGCCTAAGAGGAAAGTGGCCGGGAATGGTGGTGGCAATGGTGCGGTTGGTGGGGGTGATGTTATTCCCGTGGCCCAAAAGGCAACTTTTGAGGGTTAA
- the LOC116012939 gene encoding PLAT domain-containing protein 3-like — MTATSRHFLLAIAFSFIISSATAGSSDEYCVYSLYVQTGAFVTAGTDSKISVELGDKAGNSVRVPELRQWGLMSRDHDYFEGGKLDMFSVRGACLEFPLCRLNVTSDGSGHYPGWFCQFIEVTSTGPHQGCSQSIFHINWWLAGDELSVVFDACGWAVKPGRPLVVRKPTAPSQS, encoded by the exons ATGACAGCGACGAGTCGCCACTTCCTCCTAGCGATTGCTTTCAGTTTCATTATCTCCTCCGCCACCGCAGGCTCCTCT GATGAGTACTGCGTGTACAGTCTCTACGTTCAGACCGGCGCGTTCGTGACGGCCGGAACGGACTCGAAAATCAGCGTGGAGTTGGGCGACAAGGCCGGGAATTCAGTGCGGGTCCCGGAGCTCCGGCAGTGGGGTTTAATGAGCCGAGATCACGACTACTTCGAAGGCGGGAAGCTGGACATGTTCTCCGTGAGAGGCGCGTGCCTGGAGTTTCCGCTTTGCAGGCTTAACGTCACCTCCGACGGGTCCGGGCACTACCCCGGCTGGTTCTGCCAGTTTATTGAGGTGACCTCTACGGGGCCGCATCAGGGGTGTAGCCAGTCCATCTTCCATATTAACTGGTGGCTCGCCGGCGATGAGTTGTCGGTGGTTTTTGATGCGTGTGGGTGGGCCGTTAAGCCTGGACGGCCTCTTGTTGTGCGGAAGCCCACTGCGCCTTCTCAGTCATAG
- the LOC116014116 gene encoding 60S ribosomal protein L15-like — protein sequence MGAYTYVSELWRKKQSDVMRFLLRVRCWEYRQLPSIVRVTRSTRPDKARRLGYKAKQGYVIYRVRVRRGGRKRPVPKGIVYGKPTNQGVTQLKFQRSKRSVAEERAGRKLGGLRVLNSYWINEDSTYKYYEVILVDPAHAAIRNDPRINWLCNPVHKHRELRGLTSAGKKYRGLRGRGHLHHKARPSRRATWKRNQTLSLRRYR from the exons ATGG GTGCGTACACATACGTATCGGAGCTATGGAGGAAGAAGCAATCGGATGTGATGAGGTTTTTGCTGAGGGTGAGGTGCTGGGAGTACCGCCAGCTTCCTTCCATAGTTCGCGTCACTAGGTCCACTCGTCCCGACAAGGCTCGTCGCCTTGGCTACAAGGCTAAGCAG GGCTATGTCATCTATAGAGTTCGTGTGAGACGTGGTGGTAGAAAGCGCCCCGTTCCCAAGGGTATTGTTTATGGCAAGCCCACAAACCAGGGTGTGACTCAGCTGAAATTTCAGCGGAGCAAACGCTCGGTTGCTGAGGAGCGCGCTGGCAGGAAACTCGGTGGCCTCAGGGTTTTGAACTCTTACTGGATTAACGAG GATTCCACCTACAAGTACTACGAGGTAATATTGGTTGATCCCGCCCACGCTGCAATCCGCAACGACCCTAGGATCAACTGGCTGTGCAACCCTGTACACAAGCACAGAGAGCTTCGCGGTCTGACCTCGGCTGGGAAGAAGTACAGGGGTCTCCGGGGAAGGGGACACTTGCACCACAAAGCCCGACCTTCGAGAAGGGCGACCTGGAAGAGGAACCAGACACTCTCCCTGCGCCGCTACCGTTAA
- the LOC116014118 gene encoding uncharacterized protein LOC116014118 isoform X2 gives MRRSLSGGSGGIGGGGGGGSMLKNIHRAVRAGVSSGGAAAREQPRKHTLNNLQSHASNILTLSTAASAPSSPFSPSAAAPSRSSSPACSEESEWECLDDGREDEEMGNYFYDDEFVFGAVPSLDEVHHAFSALQQVFEPAASKSNTATSALKDTAEEIGIQASSTPSGSSDWMEPSLHICNSRMVRPYVPNRVYEAFHLMQTEPAIKRMVVSLSSDKAVWDAVLNNEAVKELRDSLKQGSTYEESVASNGEPDDVWSWIFSNAKTKMMEVIDKVMTFINDLFQPPEGEKKASEGNTDLLDQGFRTSFFLSVLVLLIVVVSRAQKA, from the exons ATGCGGAGGTCTCTGAGCGGTGGCAGCGGAGGGATCGGCggaggaggcggcggcggcagcATGCTTAAGAACATTCACAGAGCCGTCAGGGCCGGCGTTAGCAGCGGCGGCGCCGCTGCTCGAGAACAACCGAGAAAACACACTCTGAATAATCTGCAGTCCCATGCTTCAAACATCTTAACGCTCTCTACCGCCGCCTCCGCTCCTTCATCGCCTTTTTCTCCGTCCGCCGCCGCGCCTTCTCGCTCTTCATCGCCGGCGTGCAGCGAGGAATCTGAGTGGGAATGCTTGGACGACGGAcgtgaagatgaagaaatgggGAACTACTTTTACGACGatgaatttgtttttggtgCTGTTCCTTCGTTGGACGAGGTTCACCATGCATTCTCCGCTCTTCAACA GGTGTTTGAGCCTGCAGCCTCAAAGAGTAATACCGCCACCAGTGCACTCAAAGACACGGCGGAGGAAATTGGTATTCAGGCTAGCTCGACGCCATCAGGGTCGTCGGATTGGATGGAACCATCTTTACATATCTGTAATTCAAGAATGGTGAGGCCTTATGTCCCAAACAGAGTATATGAAGCTTTTCATCTGATGCAGACTGAGCCTGCCATCAAG AGAATGGTTGTTTCATTGTCATCTGATAAAGCTGTTTGGGATGCTGTTTTGAACAATGAGGCAGTGAAAGAGCTCAGAGATTCACTCAAGCAAG GGAGCACATATGAGGAATCTGTGGCGTCGAATGGGGAACCAGACGACGTTTGGAGCTGGATTTTCAGCAATGCCAAGACAAAAATGATGGAGGTGATTGACAAGGTGATGACGTTTATAAACGACTTGTTTCAGCCTCCTGAAGGGGAGAAAAAAGCATCAGAAGGCAACACAGATCTCTTAGATCAAGGGTTCAGGACTTCTTTCTTCCTCTCAGTCCTAGTTTTACTGATAGTAGTTGTGTCTCGAGCCCAGAAGGCATAA